The following coding sequences lie in one Asterias amurensis chromosome 18, ASM3211899v1 genomic window:
- the LOC139950576 gene encoding YEATS domain-containing protein 4-like: MADYGHDSGGRVKGINLVKPIVYGNISRYFGKKREEDGHTHQWTIYIKPYRNEDMSTYVKKIQFKLHESYANAIRVVSKPPYEIQETGWGEFEIIIKIFFVDPNERPVTLYHFLKLFQTDTNVFLGKKTLVSEHYDEMIFQDPTAMMQQLLCSSRVLTLGAHKHETDFNELEEKTNVALQSARKKIRFEITELNERLKQSKDTITHFKEEIRKLEEQERKKERQEKVKEKVT; the protein is encoded by the exons ATGGCGGACTACGGACACGATTCTGGTGGAAGAGTAAAG GGTATCAATCTTGTCAAGCCAATTGTCTACGGAAACATCTCAAGATACTTTGGTAAGAAACGAGAAGAAGATGGACACACTCACCAATGGACAATCTACATTAAACCCTATCGGAATGAG GACATGTCAACATACGTGAAGAAGATCCAGTTCAAACTACACGAGAGTTATGCCAATGCAATCAGAG ttGTCAGCAAACCCCCGTATGAGATCCAGGAGACGGGTTGGGGCGAGTTTGAAATTATCATAAAGATCTTTTTTGTGGATCCAAATGAAAGACCA GTCACCTTGTATCATTTCTTGAAGCTCTTCCAAACAGACACAAACGTTTTCCTAGGCAAGAAGACTCTTGTTTCTGAACATTACGATGAAATG ATTTTCCAGGATCCTACTGCGATGATGCAGCAGCTACTTTGCAGCTCAAGAGTCTTAACGCTTGGAGCTCACAAACATGAAACAGACT TCAACGAGCTTGAAGAAAAAACCAATGTAGCTCTCCAGTCCGCAAGGAAGAAGATTCGCTTTGAGATCACGGAACTCAACGAGCGTCTTAAGCAGAGCAAAGACACCATCACCCACTTCAAGGAGGAGATTAGGAAACTAGAGGAGCAAGAGAGGAAGAAAGAACGCCAGGAGAAGGTCAAGGAAAAGGTCACATga
- the LOC139950641 gene encoding uncharacterized protein — protein sequence MLDNRKQTLTLWTWVAHVWIPILLISQDPSRLVVSAGGNTWSTWGSWDKCHVTCGGGSTMRTRSCRTPSGTRGDGCDGMELDFGDCGTGSCSGGGGGGGGGYSAGGGGGGGYNAAPAAPAGGGGGGYSAGGGGGGGYNPAPAAPAGGGGGGYSAGGGGGGGYNPGGYSAGGGGGGGYSASGGRGGAAPAAPAGGGGGGYSAGGGGGGYNAAPPAPAGGGGGGYSAGGGGGGGYSAGVGRGGAAPAAPAGGGYSAGGGGGAAPAPAAGGYRAAPAAPAGGGGGGYNPVQDDALIDTQASRGGGGAHNRMLIKDEVIDGNGFKNVDNAFPLGDAGSGAASMKTHIIPIICILTCICLQNFNF from the exons ATGCTTGATAATCGTAAACAGACGCTAACGTTGTGGACGTGGGTGGCGCATGTTTGGATCCCGATCCTGCTAATTTCTCAAG ATCCTTCTCGTCTTGTCGTATCGGCCGGGGGTAACACTTGGTCCACGTGGGGATCATGGGATAAATGTCACGTGACATGCGGAGGGGGTTCGACAATGCGAACGCGGAGCTGCAGAACGCCATCAGGTACAAGGGGAGACGGTTGTGATGGCATGGAGCTTGACTTCGGAGATTGTGGTACAGGGTCATGCAGTGGGGGTGGTG gtggtggtggtggtggctACAGTGCTGGCggtggaggaggaggagggtaCAATGCTGCCCCAGCAGCACCTGcaggtggcggtggcggtggctaCAGTGCTGGCGGTGGAGGAGGGGGAGGGTACAATCCTGCCCCAGCAGCACCTGcaggtggcggtggcggtggctaCAGTGCTGGCGGTGGAGGAGGGGGAGGGTACAATCCTGGTGGCTACAGTGCTGGCGGTGGAGGTGGAGGAGGGTACAGTGCTAGTGGGGGACGGGGTGGGGCTGCCCCGGCAGCACCTGcaggtggtggtggtggtggctACAGTGCTGGCGGTGGAGGAGGAGGGTACAATGCTGCCCCGCCAGCACCTGcaggtggcggtggcggtggctaCAGTGCTGGCGGTGGAGGTGGAGGAGGGTACAGTGCTGGTGTGGGACGGGGTGGGGCTGCCCCGGCAGCACCTGCAGGTGGCGGATACAGTGCTGGTGGGGGAGGTGGGGCTGCCCCGGCACCTGCAGCTGGTGGCTATCGTGCTGCCCCGGCAGCTCCTGCTGGTGGTGGAGGCGGCGGCTACAACCCAGTGCAAGACGATGCCTTGATCGACACCCAGGCATCCAGAGGTGGTGGTGGGGCGCACAACCGGATGTTAATTAAGGACGAGGTTATCGACGGCAACGGGTTCAAGAATGTGGACAATGCGTTTCCTTTAGGTGACGCGGGGAGTGGTGCTGCTAGCATGAAGACACACATCATCCCCATTATCTGCATTTTGACTTGTATATGCTTACAAAACTTTAACTTTTAG